A part of Thermococcus sp. SY098 genomic DNA contains:
- a CDS encoding ATPase domain-containing protein, whose protein sequence is MGTLLKIQIPNDELHRRLGGGIPSGSIMLIEGDRGTGKSIFSQRLLYGFLKNNHTASYISSQYTTPEFINQMESLGYSIITDLIRRRLIFVSVYPLLVGVSKREKFLTRFLSESRIWDRDVVIIDSISSLLPATLDEDELRRLADHIKKLSSLGKVIMLTVNPNDIDGDILRILEEISTILVRLQVKVFGGDLKNSATIVKYNNAMGIFQKIIPFRVEPRVGFIVEIAAVV, encoded by the coding sequence ATGGGGACACTCCTTAAGATTCAAATTCCAAACGACGAACTACATAGAAGATTAGGGGGAGGGATACCCTCGGGAAGTATAATGCTAATTGAGGGAGATAGAGGTACTGGCAAGTCTATTTTCTCTCAAAGACTTCTCTATGGATTTTTAAAGAATAATCATACTGCTTCTTATATTTCGAGTCAATATACAACACCTGAATTTATAAATCAAATGGAATCCTTAGGTTACAGTATTATTACAGACTTAATTAGACGACGTTTGATTTTTGTATCTGTGTATCCTCTTTTAGTCGGAGTTTCAAAAAGAGAGAAGTTCTTAACAAGATTTTTAAGTGAATCAAGAATCTGGGATAGGGATGTTGTAATTATTGATTCAATTTCTTCCCTGCTACCAGCCACTCTCGATGAAGATGAGTTGAGGAGATTGGCAGACCATATTAAAAAATTAAGCTCCTTGGGTAAAGTAATAATGCTAACAGTCAACCCCAACGATATTGATGGGGACATCTTAAGAATCTTGGAAGAAATCTCTACCATATTAGTTAGACTGCAAGTGAAAGTTTTTGGAGGGGACTTGAAGAATTCTGCGACTATTGTGAAATATAACAATGCAATGGGGATATTCCAGAAGATTATCCCATTTAGAGTAGAACCAAGAGTAGGATTTATTGTAGAAATTGCTGCGGTGGTGTAA